A section of the Streptomyces sp. NBC_01591 genome encodes:
- a CDS encoding phosphatase PAP2 family protein: MRETPRPQGTAGDAGPELPQRRPGRAFAHTTGASGSGTPHRSDGRSPQTPRGVRQTGPTGRPGTTPPVPGRPALLLSLALSLLALFALTTWQVAADGPLRGLDERTGRAVVGHGPARLTEFLADLGNMQIALPVLGCAIAWALVRGARREPLLAALTMGAVPLLVVPLKVWVARPGPLTDATGHFPSGHAATAAVAYGAAALLVAPYVRRSWSWVMPAAAVLLTTATGIGLVLRGYHWPLDVLGSWFLCGPLLLPLGLSCRSRRRSSSRTPRC; encoded by the coding sequence ATGAGAGAAACACCCCGCCCGCAGGGGACTGCGGGCGATGCCGGGCCGGAGCTTCCCCAGCGCCGTCCTGGCCGTGCCTTCGCGCACACCACTGGAGCCTCCGGCTCCGGAACTCCTCACCGATCGGATGGCCGCTCGCCCCAGACCCCCCGGGGCGTGCGGCAAACCGGTCCGACCGGCCGCCCCGGAACCACCCCCCCTGTTCCCGGGCGGCCGGCTCTTCTCCTTTCCCTGGCTCTGTCCCTCCTGGCGCTCTTCGCGCTCACCACCTGGCAGGTCGCAGCCGACGGCCCGCTGCGCGGGCTGGACGAGCGAACCGGCCGGGCTGTCGTCGGACACGGCCCCGCCCGGCTGACCGAATTCCTCGCCGATCTCGGCAATATGCAGATCGCGCTCCCGGTACTGGGCTGCGCGATCGCCTGGGCCCTGGTGCGCGGTGCGCGCCGTGAGCCGCTGCTCGCGGCGCTCACCATGGGCGCGGTGCCCCTGCTGGTCGTTCCGCTGAAGGTCTGGGTCGCCCGTCCGGGGCCGCTGACGGACGCCACCGGCCACTTCCCGTCCGGCCATGCGGCGACGGCCGCGGTGGCGTACGGGGCGGCGGCGCTGCTGGTCGCGCCGTACGTGAGGCGTTCGTGGTCATGGGTGATGCCCGCCGCCGCTGTCCTGCTGACCACGGCGACGGGCATCGGTCTGGTGCTGCGCGGCTATCACTGGCCGCTGGATGTGCTGGGCAGCTGGTTCCTGTGCGGGCCGCTGCTCCTGCCGCTCGGTCTCAGCTGCCGAAGTAGGCGTCGAAGTTCTTCGAGAACTCCCCGTTGTTGA
- the aroA gene encoding 3-phosphoshikimate 1-carboxyvinyltransferase, with protein sequence MTVTHIPGSKSVTARALFLAAAANGTSTLVRPLHSDDTEGFAEGLARLGYRVEREPDRWHIEGRPEGPAVTDADVYCRDGATTARFLPTLAAAATSGSYRFDASAQMRRRPLAPLTEALRTLGVDLRHDGAEGHHPLRIDASGIEGGEIALDAGESSQYLTALLMLGPLTAKGLRITVTDLVSAPYIGITLAMMRSFGVEVTRDGNVFTVPPGGYRATTYAIEPDASTASYFFAAAALTGREITVPGLGTDALQGDLRFVDVLRRMGAEVRTTAESTTVRSGGTLSGLTVNMRDISDTMPTLAAIAPFASGPVRIEDVGNTRVKECDRLEACAQNLRRMGIAVATGPDWIEIRPGTPRPAEIATHGDHRIVMSFAVAGLRVPGITFDDPGCVRKTFPGFHEAFTEFAELTNR encoded by the coding sequence GTGACCGTCACCCACATCCCCGGCTCCAAGTCCGTCACCGCGCGTGCCCTGTTCCTGGCCGCCGCCGCGAACGGCACCAGCACCCTCGTACGGCCCCTGCACTCGGACGACACCGAGGGCTTCGCCGAAGGGCTCGCGCGCCTCGGCTACCGGGTCGAACGGGAGCCGGACCGCTGGCACATCGAGGGCCGCCCCGAGGGCCCCGCCGTCACCGACGCCGACGTCTACTGCCGCGACGGCGCCACCACCGCACGCTTCCTGCCGACCCTCGCCGCGGCCGCCACCTCCGGCAGCTACCGCTTCGACGCCTCCGCCCAGATGCGCCGCCGCCCCCTCGCCCCGCTCACCGAGGCCCTGCGCACCCTCGGTGTCGACCTGCGCCACGACGGGGCCGAGGGCCATCACCCGCTGCGGATCGACGCCTCCGGGATCGAGGGCGGCGAAATCGCCCTGGACGCGGGGGAGTCCTCCCAGTACCTCACCGCACTGCTGATGCTCGGACCGCTGACCGCCAAGGGGCTGCGGATCACCGTCACCGACCTGGTCTCCGCCCCGTACATCGGGATCACCCTCGCGATGATGCGCAGCTTCGGCGTCGAGGTGACCCGAGACGGCAACGTCTTCACCGTGCCGCCCGGCGGCTACCGGGCCACCACGTACGCCATCGAGCCCGACGCCTCCACCGCGAGCTACTTCTTCGCCGCGGCGGCCCTCACCGGCCGTGAGATCACCGTCCCCGGCCTCGGTACGGACGCGCTCCAGGGCGACCTGCGGTTCGTCGACGTGCTGCGCCGCATGGGCGCCGAGGTGCGCACCACCGCCGAGTCCACCACCGTCCGCTCCGGCGGAACCCTCTCGGGCCTCACCGTCAACATGCGTGACATCTCCGACACCATGCCGACGCTGGCCGCGATCGCCCCCTTCGCGTCGGGGCCGGTACGCATCGAGGACGTGGGCAACACCCGGGTGAAGGAGTGCGACCGGCTGGAGGCCTGCGCCCAGAACCTCCGGCGGATGGGCATCGCGGTCGCGACGGGCCCGGACTGGATCGAGATCCGGCCGGGAACACCCCGCCCCGCCGAGATCGCCACCCACGGCGACCACCGCATCGTCATGTCGTTCGCCGTCGCCGGCCTGCGGGTGCCGGGAATCACGTTCGACGACCCCGGTTGCGTACGGAAGACGTTCCCGGGATTCCACGAGGCCTTCACCGAATTCGCGGAACTCACCAACCGCTGA
- the gabT gene encoding 4-aminobutyrate--2-oxoglutarate transaminase, with protein MTAIPQERRVVTAIPGPKSVELQARRLETVAAGVGSTLPVFTARAGGGIIEDVDGNRLIDLGSGIAVTSVGASAEAVVRRASAQLADFTHTCFMVTPYEGYVEVCEQLAELTPGDHAKKSALFNSGAEAVENAVKIARIHTKRTAVVVFDHGYHGRTNLTMALTAKNMPYKQGFGPFAPEVYRVPVAYGYRWPTGAENAGAEASAQAIDQINKQIGAENVAAIIIEPVLGEGGFIEPAKGFLPAIAQFAKDNGIVFVADEIQSGFCRTGQWFACEDEGIVPDLITTAKGIAGGLPLSAVTGRAEIMDSAHSGGLGGTYGGNPVACAGALGAIETMRELDLNGKAKRIEEVMKGRLAEMQSKLDNGDIIGDIRGRGAMIAIELVKSGTKDPNPEAAANLAKACHAEGVLVLTCGTYGNVLRFLPPLVIGEDLLNEALDVIEQAFGRI; from the coding sequence ATGACCGCAATCCCGCAGGAGCGCCGCGTCGTCACTGCCATTCCCGGCCCGAAGTCGGTGGAGCTGCAGGCCCGCCGTCTGGAGACGGTGGCCGCAGGTGTGGGCTCCACCCTGCCGGTGTTCACCGCCCGCGCCGGTGGCGGGATCATCGAGGACGTGGACGGCAACCGTCTGATCGACCTCGGCTCCGGTATCGCCGTGACGTCGGTCGGCGCCTCCGCCGAGGCCGTCGTGCGCCGCGCGTCCGCGCAGCTCGCCGACTTCACCCACACCTGTTTCATGGTCACGCCGTACGAGGGGTACGTCGAGGTCTGTGAGCAGCTCGCCGAGCTGACGCCGGGCGACCACGCCAAGAAGTCCGCGCTGTTCAACTCGGGTGCCGAGGCCGTCGAGAACGCGGTGAAGATCGCCCGCATCCACACCAAGCGCACCGCGGTCGTCGTCTTCGACCACGGCTACCACGGCCGCACCAACCTCACGATGGCGCTGACCGCCAAGAACATGCCGTACAAGCAGGGCTTCGGCCCGTTCGCGCCCGAGGTCTACCGGGTGCCGGTGGCGTACGGCTACCGCTGGCCGACCGGTGCCGAGAACGCCGGTGCCGAGGCGTCCGCCCAGGCCATCGACCAGATCAACAAGCAGATCGGCGCGGAGAACGTCGCCGCGATCATCATCGAGCCGGTGCTCGGCGAGGGCGGCTTCATCGAGCCGGCCAAGGGCTTCCTCCCGGCGATCGCCCAGTTCGCCAAGGACAACGGCATCGTCTTCGTCGCCGACGAGATCCAGTCCGGCTTCTGCCGCACCGGCCAGTGGTTCGCCTGCGAGGACGAGGGCATCGTCCCGGACCTGATCACCACCGCCAAGGGCATCGCGGGCGGTCTGCCGCTCTCTGCCGTGACCGGCCGCGCCGAGATCATGGACTCCGCCCACTCCGGCGGCCTCGGCGGCACCTACGGCGGCAACCCGGTGGCCTGCGCGGGTGCGCTCGGCGCCATCGAGACGATGCGCGAGCTGGACCTGAACGGGAAGGCGAAGCGCATCGAGGAGGTCATGAAGGGCCGCCTCGCCGAGATGCAGTCGAAGCTCGACAACGGCGACATCATCGGTGACATCCGCGGTCGCGGCGCGATGATCGCGATCGAGCTGGTGAAGTCCGGCACGAAGGACCCGAACCCGGAGGCCGCCGCGAATCTCGCCAAGGCCTGCCACGCGGAGGGCGTGCTGGTCCTCACCTGCGGCACGTACGGCAACGTCCTGCGCTTCCTCCCGCCGCTGGTGATCGGCGAGGACCTGCTGAACGAGGCACTCGACGTCATCGAGCAGGCTTTCGGCCGGATCTGA
- a CDS encoding acyl-CoA dehydrogenase family protein, with amino-acid sequence MSAPSAPKNTPRVTEREARQVAEAAREQDWHKPSFAKELFLGRFRLDLIHPHPLPPADDVRRGEAFLARLREFCETRIDGALIEREARIPDEVISGLKELGALGMKIDPKYGGLGLTQVYYNKALALVGSVSPAIGALLSAHQSIGVPQPLKIFGSQEQKDTFLPRLARTDISAFLLTEPDVGSDPARLATSAVPEGPDYILDGVKLWTTNGVVADLLVVMARVPKSEGHKGGITAFVVEADCPGITVENRNAFMGLRGLENGVTRFHRVRVPAANRIGPEGAGLKIALTTLNTGRLSLPAMCVGAGKWCLKIAREWSAVREQWGRQVARHEAVGAKISFIAATTFALEAVVDLSSQMADENRNDIRIEAALAKLYGSEMGCLMADELVQIRGGRGFETAESLAARGERAVPAEQLLRDLRINRIFEGSTEIMHLLIAREAVDAHLKVAGDIIDPDKPLSAKAKAGANAAGFYARWLPRLVAGPGQLPCTYAEFNHPGHPDLSAHLRYVERSSRKLARSTFYAMSRWQGRMETKQGFLGRIVDIGAELFAMSAACVRAELLRSGGDHGREAYRLADVFCHQSRVRVEELFTRLWSNTDDLDRRMVDGVLAGAYTWLEEGVIDPSGEGPWIADATPGPSARENVHRTIR; translated from the coding sequence ATGTCCGCACCATCCGCACCGAAGAACACGCCCAGGGTCACCGAGCGTGAAGCGCGCCAAGTGGCCGAGGCCGCGCGCGAACAGGACTGGCACAAGCCGAGCTTCGCCAAGGAACTCTTCCTCGGGCGCTTCCGGCTCGACCTGATCCATCCGCATCCGCTGCCGCCCGCGGACGACGTCCGGCGTGGCGAGGCGTTCCTCGCCCGGCTGCGCGAGTTCTGCGAGACGAGGATCGACGGCGCCCTGATCGAGCGCGAGGCGAGAATCCCCGACGAGGTGATCAGCGGTCTCAAGGAGCTCGGCGCGCTCGGGATGAAGATCGACCCGAAGTACGGCGGCCTCGGCCTGACCCAGGTCTACTACAACAAGGCCCTCGCCCTGGTCGGTTCCGTGAGCCCGGCCATCGGGGCACTGCTCTCCGCCCACCAGTCCATCGGCGTGCCGCAGCCGTTGAAGATCTTCGGCAGCCAGGAGCAGAAGGACACCTTCCTGCCCCGGCTGGCCCGTACCGACATCTCGGCGTTCCTGCTCACCGAACCGGACGTCGGCTCCGACCCGGCCCGGCTCGCCACCTCGGCCGTGCCGGAAGGGCCGGACTACATCCTCGACGGGGTGAAACTCTGGACGACCAACGGCGTCGTCGCCGATCTGCTCGTCGTGATGGCCCGGGTACCGAAGTCGGAGGGCCACAAGGGCGGCATCACGGCCTTCGTCGTCGAGGCGGACTGCCCGGGCATCACCGTCGAGAACCGCAACGCGTTCATGGGCCTGCGCGGCCTGGAGAACGGCGTCACCCGCTTCCACCGGGTCCGGGTCCCGGCCGCGAACCGCATCGGCCCCGAGGGCGCCGGGCTCAAGATCGCCCTCACCACGCTCAACACCGGACGGCTCTCGCTGCCCGCCATGTGCGTCGGCGCCGGGAAGTGGTGCCTGAAGATCGCCCGCGAGTGGTCCGCGGTACGTGAGCAATGGGGCAGGCAGGTCGCCCGGCACGAGGCCGTCGGCGCCAAGATCTCCTTCATCGCCGCGACCACCTTCGCACTCGAAGCGGTGGTCGACCTCTCCTCCCAGATGGCGGACGAGAACCGCAACGACATCCGTATCGAAGCGGCCCTCGCCAAGCTGTACGGCTCCGAGATGGGCTGCCTGATGGCCGACGAGCTCGTCCAGATCCGGGGCGGACGCGGCTTCGAGACCGCCGAGTCCCTCGCCGCCCGTGGCGAGCGGGCCGTTCCCGCCGAACAGCTCCTGCGCGATCTGCGGATCAACCGGATCTTCGAGGGCTCGACCGAGATCATGCATCTGCTGATCGCCCGCGAGGCCGTCGACGCCCATCTGAAGGTCGCCGGGGACATCATCGACCCCGACAAACCCCTCTCCGCCAAGGCGAAGGCGGGCGCGAACGCGGCCGGCTTCTACGCCCGCTGGCTGCCCAGGCTCGTTGCGGGGCCGGGCCAACTCCCTTGTACGTACGCGGAGTTCAACCATCCAGGCCACCCCGACCTGTCCGCCCATCTGCGCTACGTCGAACGCTCCTCGCGGAAGCTCGCGCGCTCCACCTTCTACGCCATGTCGCGCTGGCAGGGCCGGATGGAGACCAAACAGGGCTTCCTCGGCCGGATCGTCGACATCGGTGCGGAACTCTTCGCGATGAGCGCCGCCTGCGTACGCGCCGAACTGCTGCGCTCCGGCGGCGACCACGGACGCGAGGCCTACCGGCTCGCCGACGTGTTCTGCCACCAGTCCCGCGTCCGGGTCGAGGAACTCTTCACCCGCCTGTGGTCCAACACCGACGACCTGGACCGGCGCATGGTCGACGGCGTCCTGGCCGGTGCGTACACCTGGCTGGAGGAAGGCGTCATCGACCCGAGCGGCGAAGGACCGTGGATCGCCGACGCCACCCCGGGACCGTCCGCCCGGGAGAACGTCCACCGGACCATTCGCTGA
- a CDS encoding PucR family transcriptional regulator: MPLTLASLVQRSALKLTVRAGADRLDAPVRWAHASELTDPVPYMEGGEFLLVTATNLDAENPEAMRRYVRRLAGAGVVGLGFAVGVNYDELPQALIDAAEEAGLPLLEVPRRTPFIAIAKAVSSAIAEDQYRAVTAGFEVQRELTRAALAGDGPGELLTRLAAHLDGWAALYDAAGQVVAAAPEWAARRAARLTPDVERLRDRPAPASIVVGDTDDRVELQSLGTGRRVRGALAVGTGAALGTAERYAVHSAVALLTLTTARSRALQGAEQRLGAAVLRMLLAGQPDHARAVAGDLYGGLLDAPFRLLIAEAADPATPASLGEAMEAAALRTGETLLTVPDGDRLVVLAADGGAAVAACTAYAEAQEARTPVEGAKAEEGDVIVGLSAPAGPIAVSAAYKQAEQALSVARRRGRALVEHEELAAGSVLPLLADDAVRAFADGMLRALHEHDAKGRGDLVASLRAWLAHHGQWDAAAADLGVHRHTLRYRMRRVEEILGRSLDDPDVRMELWLALKATSTPSTPQP, translated from the coding sequence ATGCCCCTCACTCTCGCCTCGCTCGTCCAGCGTTCGGCGCTCAAACTCACCGTGCGTGCGGGGGCTGACCGGCTCGACGCGCCCGTGCGCTGGGCGCACGCCAGCGAGCTCACCGACCCCGTTCCGTACATGGAGGGCGGCGAGTTCCTGCTCGTCACCGCCACCAACCTCGACGCCGAGAACCCCGAGGCGATGCGGCGGTACGTGCGACGGCTGGCCGGGGCCGGAGTCGTCGGCCTGGGCTTCGCCGTCGGAGTCAACTACGACGAGCTGCCGCAGGCGCTGATCGACGCGGCCGAGGAAGCGGGACTGCCGCTCCTCGAAGTGCCGCGCCGCACCCCGTTCATCGCGATCGCCAAGGCCGTGTCCTCGGCGATCGCGGAGGACCAGTACCGGGCCGTGACGGCCGGGTTCGAGGTGCAGCGCGAACTGACCAGGGCCGCACTCGCGGGCGACGGACCCGGCGAACTCCTCACCCGGCTCGCCGCACACCTCGACGGCTGGGCCGCGCTGTACGACGCGGCCGGCCAGGTCGTCGCCGCGGCCCCCGAATGGGCCGCCCGCCGTGCCGCCCGGCTCACCCCCGACGTGGAACGGCTGCGGGACCGCCCCGCCCCGGCCAGCATCGTCGTCGGCGACACCGACGACCGGGTCGAGCTCCAGTCCCTGGGCACCGGCCGCCGGGTCAGGGGAGCGCTGGCCGTCGGCACCGGCGCGGCACTGGGCACCGCCGAGCGGTACGCCGTGCACTCGGCCGTCGCCCTGCTGACCCTGACCACCGCACGCTCCCGGGCCCTCCAGGGCGCCGAACAGCGTCTCGGCGCGGCGGTGCTGCGCATGCTGCTCGCCGGCCAGCCGGACCACGCCCGGGCCGTCGCCGGGGACCTGTACGGGGGGCTGCTCGACGCCCCCTTCCGGCTGCTCATCGCGGAGGCGGCCGACCCGGCCACCCCGGCGTCGCTCGGCGAGGCGATGGAGGCGGCGGCGCTGCGGACCGGCGAGACGCTGCTGACCGTCCCCGACGGCGACCGGCTCGTCGTCCTCGCCGCGGACGGCGGAGCGGCGGTCGCGGCCTGCACGGCGTACGCGGAGGCCCAGGAGGCGCGTACGCCCGTCGAAGGGGCGAAGGCGGAGGAGGGCGATGTCATCGTGGGCCTCTCCGCGCCGGCGGGCCCGATCGCCGTCTCCGCCGCGTACAAGCAGGCCGAGCAGGCCCTGTCGGTGGCCCGCCGCCGGGGCAGGGCGCTGGTCGAGCACGAGGAGCTGGCGGCCGGCTCGGTGCTCCCGCTGCTCGCGGACGACGCGGTACGGGCCTTCGCCGACGGAATGCTCCGCGCCCTGCACGAGCACGACGCCAAGGGCCGCGGCGACCTCGTGGCCTCGCTGCGGGCCTGGCTCGCCCACCACGGCCAGTGGGACGCGGCCGCGGCGGACCTGGGAGTGCACCGCCACACCCTGCGCTACCGGATGCGCCGGGTGGAGGAGATCCTGGGCCGCTCGCTGGACGATCCCGACGTCCGGATGGAGCTGTGGCTGGCACTGAAGGCCACCAGCACCCCGTCGACCCCCCAGCCGTAG
- a CDS encoding aldehyde dehydrogenase family protein: MTSTHAFWLAGRQATGEDSFDVTNPWDGRLVGTVSVPTDAQIEEAVAAAHAVREEFAATPAHVRAAALDHVARRLVERTEEIAQLISAENGKPIKWARGEVGRAVSVFRFASEEARRFNGGDAQRLDTDAGGTGRLGLTRRFPRGTVLGIAPFNFPLNLSAHKVAPAIAVGAPIILKPAPATPISSLILGELLAETELPAGSWSVLTVPNDRMPALVQDERLPVISFTGSGPVGYSIMESVPRKHCTLELGGNGAAVVLGDYASDEDLDWAATRIATFSNYQGGQSCISVQRVIADASVYDRLVPKIVAAVEAQVTGDPSDAATDVGPLVSEDAAKRVESWVDEAVQAGAQLLTGGKRDGATYAPTVLSELPDNVTLSCEEVFGPVLSVQKVDGEAEAFEAVNSSKYGLQAGVFTHDLQTAFRAHRALEVGGVIIGDVPSYRADQMPYGGAKQSGVGREGVSYAMDDYTYERVLVLTGLAL, translated from the coding sequence ATGACTTCCACCCACGCCTTCTGGCTCGCCGGCCGCCAGGCCACCGGCGAGGACAGCTTCGACGTCACCAACCCCTGGGACGGCCGTCTCGTCGGCACCGTCAGCGTGCCGACCGACGCCCAGATCGAGGAGGCCGTCGCGGCCGCGCACGCCGTGCGCGAGGAGTTCGCCGCGACCCCGGCCCACGTCCGGGCCGCCGCACTCGACCACGTCGCACGGCGTCTGGTGGAGCGCACCGAGGAGATCGCCCAGCTGATCTCCGCCGAGAACGGCAAGCCCATCAAGTGGGCCCGCGGCGAGGTCGGCCGCGCCGTCTCCGTGTTCCGGTTCGCCTCGGAGGAGGCCCGCCGCTTCAACGGAGGCGACGCCCAGCGCCTGGACACCGACGCCGGCGGCACCGGCCGTCTCGGCCTGACCCGCCGCTTCCCGCGCGGCACGGTCCTCGGCATCGCGCCGTTCAACTTCCCGCTGAACCTGAGCGCCCACAAGGTGGCCCCGGCCATCGCCGTCGGTGCCCCGATCATCCTGAAGCCCGCCCCGGCCACGCCGATCTCCTCGCTGATCCTGGGCGAGCTGCTGGCCGAGACCGAGCTGCCGGCCGGCTCGTGGTCCGTACTGACGGTCCCCAACGACCGCATGCCCGCCCTGGTCCAGGACGAGCGCCTGCCGGTCATCTCCTTCACCGGGTCCGGCCCGGTCGGCTACTCGATCATGGAGTCGGTGCCCCGCAAGCACTGCACGCTGGAGCTCGGTGGCAACGGCGCGGCGGTCGTCCTCGGCGACTACGCCTCGGACGAGGACCTGGACTGGGCCGCGACCCGTATCGCGACCTTCTCCAACTACCAGGGCGGCCAGTCCTGCATCTCCGTGCAGCGCGTCATCGCGGACGCCTCGGTCTACGACCGGCTCGTCCCGAAGATCGTCGCCGCCGTCGAGGCCCAGGTCACCGGCGACCCCTCGGACGCCGCCACCGACGTCGGCCCGCTGGTCAGCGAGGACGCCGCCAAGCGTGTCGAGTCCTGGGTCGACGAGGCCGTGCAGGCCGGCGCCCAGCTGCTCACCGGCGGCAAGCGGGACGGTGCCACCTACGCGCCGACCGTGCTCTCGGAGCTCCCGGACAACGTCACCCTCTCCTGCGAGGAGGTCTTCGGACCGGTGCTGTCCGTGCAGAAGGTGGACGGCGAGGCCGAGGCGTTCGAGGCCGTCAACTCCTCCAAGTACGGCCTGCAGGCAGGCGTGTTCACGCACGACCTGCAGACCGCCTTCCGCGCCCACCGCGCCCTCGAGGTCGGCGGCGTGATCATCGGCGACGTCCCCTCCTACCGCGCGGACCAGATGCCGTACGGCGGCGCCAAGCAGTCCGGCGTCGGCCGCGAGGGCGTCAGCTACGCCATGGACGACTACACCTACGAGCGCGTGCTGGTCCTCACCGGCCTCGCCCTGTAG
- a CDS encoding ATP/GTP-binding protein: protein MDTEGTYDSRGTRSGPPVPRPAGPPPAAPPKPTGLPRPGLPPAVPPVPAGLPAAGPSTAEWLNTVRPTAAPGVWRYGHVPRSAERPPRPSLLGPLIALALWLLLWALLADLRIPYVKVPLMAITPGDWWLFESLRAGYAPAAAYSIETLYIQILVLIAGVWAARVGHWAGLFQYWAGPRPDRARLMLSGFGALLALWLVWSGKVPLLDVVLYLIPQSWLQGGGNAYLAALVAYGAYALVIAVIVWPFARAGHWRTALRDRAARRATTGPQAPQAQDPSPVTGTDAAQWPELRAAGRTDAADVLGAAVRAGRMNDVDCVRLSHAWARARTRHDGSASFDETVARQGADAFLHPSGRRDLPLRTARHDLLAGQVRIGGCPDDERNPYARRGSGVALDPAVLGTSLLAVGPPGAGKTALLVRPVVETLALQALTGGAAVLAVGAAGAALGPDDAYDVVVKIGDPASVHDFDLYGGSTDPDEAAALLAEGLAGDVPGLDGRRAALALGQLLGPYRAVHGHFPAVPVLRELLAGDESALGGLRDSLEAGGHSAMLRELDARIRQAGGAGDPATVLADRIALLDRPAFAGFFTTGEEARPFSLPSLGQHPLRVRIDLPERTHAGASRVLARLVLAQFNAVAAARTDRSIFACLLLDDATHTVTAETVQGLRRLRSVNAGAVLALRTIDDVPEGLHAALLGAVGCGMIFSGVTTWDGKRFSETWGKEWVSVREVAQHGVFADQPFTRAMHALRKLATGKAVTVDAVTVRQVERERWSASALAYELPARHAVLSLTTVDGEHAPPLLVDLNG from the coding sequence ATGGACACCGAGGGCACATACGACTCGCGCGGCACCCGCTCCGGTCCACCGGTGCCGCGCCCGGCCGGCCCGCCTCCCGCTGCCCCGCCCAAGCCCACCGGCCTCCCCCGGCCCGGGCTGCCGCCCGCCGTTCCGCCGGTGCCTGCCGGTCTTCCCGCGGCCGGCCCGTCGACCGCCGAATGGCTGAACACCGTCCGCCCCACCGCCGCGCCGGGCGTCTGGCGGTACGGACACGTGCCGCGTTCCGCCGAGCGGCCACCGCGCCCCTCCCTGCTCGGGCCGTTGATCGCCCTGGCGCTCTGGCTGCTGCTCTGGGCCCTGCTGGCGGACCTCCGCATCCCGTACGTGAAGGTTCCCCTGATGGCGATCACGCCGGGGGACTGGTGGCTCTTCGAGAGCCTGCGGGCGGGCTACGCTCCGGCCGCCGCGTACAGCATCGAGACGCTCTACATCCAGATTCTGGTGCTGATCGCGGGGGTGTGGGCCGCCCGTGTCGGGCACTGGGCCGGGCTCTTCCAGTACTGGGCGGGGCCCCGCCCGGACCGTGCCCGGCTGATGCTCTCGGGCTTCGGGGCCCTGCTCGCGCTGTGGCTGGTCTGGAGCGGCAAGGTGCCACTGCTGGACGTCGTCCTGTACCTGATCCCGCAGAGCTGGTTGCAGGGCGGCGGGAACGCGTACCTGGCGGCTCTGGTCGCCTATGGCGCCTATGCGCTGGTCATCGCCGTGATCGTGTGGCCGTTCGCCCGGGCCGGGCACTGGCGCACCGCACTCCGTGACCGCGCGGCACGTCGCGCCACCACCGGCCCGCAGGCCCCGCAGGCGCAGGACCCGTCGCCCGTGACCGGAACGGACGCTGCGCAGTGGCCGGAGCTGCGTGCCGCGGGACGCACGGACGCGGCGGACGTGCTCGGCGCGGCCGTGCGTGCCGGGCGCATGAACGACGTGGACTGCGTCCGCCTGAGCCATGCGTGGGCACGCGCCCGGACCCGTCACGACGGGTCGGCGTCCTTCGACGAGACGGTCGCGCGCCAGGGGGCCGATGCCTTCCTGCACCCTTCGGGGCGCCGGGATCTCCCCCTGCGGACCGCGCGCCACGACCTGCTGGCCGGCCAGGTCCGTATCGGCGGCTGCCCGGACGACGAACGCAACCCGTACGCACGCAGAGGTTCCGGTGTGGCTCTGGACCCCGCCGTCCTGGGTACGTCGCTGCTGGCGGTCGGCCCGCCCGGCGCGGGCAAGACGGCGTTGCTGGTGCGTCCGGTCGTGGAGACCCTGGCCCTCCAGGCCCTGACGGGCGGGGCGGCCGTGCTCGCCGTGGGCGCGGCGGGGGCGGCCCTCGGTCCCGACGACGCGTACGACGTCGTCGTGAAGATCGGCGATCCCGCGTCCGTCCACGACTTCGATCTGTACGGGGGGTCGACCGACCCCGACGAGGCCGCGGCCCTCCTCGCGGAAGGGCTGGCCGGAGACGTTCCCGGCCTGGACGGCCGACGCGCGGCCCTGGCCCTGGGGCAGCTGCTCGGCCCGTACCGGGCCGTCCACGGGCACTTCCCGGCGGTTCCGGTTCTGCGCGAACTGCTCGCCGGGGACGAGTCCGCCCTCGGCGGGTTGCGGGATTCCCTGGAGGCCGGCGGCCACTCGGCCATGCTCCGTGAGCTGGACGCCCGGATCCGGCAGGCGGGCGGCGCGGGAGACCCCGCGACGGTACTGGCCGATCGCATCGCCCTCCTCGACCGGCCCGCGTTCGCCGGGTTCTTCACCACGGGTGAGGAGGCACGGCCCTTCTCCCTCCCTTCCCTCGGACAGCACCCGCTCAGGGTCCGGATCGACCTTCCGGAGCGCACCCACGCCGGGGCGTCCAGGGTGCTGGCCCGCCTGGTCCTCGCGCAGTTCAACGCGGTCGCCGCAGCCCGTACCGACCGGTCGATCTTCGCCTGCCTGTTGCTGGACGACGCGACCCACACGGTCACCGCCGAGACCGTCCAGGGGCTCAGGAGGCTCAGGTCGGTGAACGCCGGTGCCGTGCTGGCCCTGCGCACCATCGACGACGTTCCCGAAGGCCTGCACGCGGCCCTGCTGGGAGCGGTGGGATGCGGCATGATCTTCTCGGGCGTCACCACATGGGACGGGAAGCGCTTCTCGGAGACCTGGGGCAAGGAATGGGTCTCCGTCCGCGAGGTGGCCCAGCACGGGGTCTTCGCCGACCAGCCGTTCACCCGTGCCATGCACGCGCTGCGCAAGCTCGCCACCGGCAAGGCGGTCACCGTCGACGCCGTCACCGTGCGACAGGTGGAGCGCGAGCGCTGGTCCGCCTCCGCGCTGGCCTACGAGCTGCCTGCCAGGCACGCGGTCCTCTCCCTGACGACGGTCGACGGCGAGCACGCGCCGCCCCTGCTGGTGGACCTGAACGGCTGA